Proteins encoded together in one Planctomyces sp. SH-PL14 window:
- a CDS encoding FecR domain-containing protein → MSPDRSPDPVFELQELLDALAAERLTDSQHARLEELLRGSPEARRAYCDFIDLHLGLRRILGTEVEINPAADVAAALAGSLPQVGREPSVSRNAARLGRRTWIIGGSFAALLLAGVWVGTTLQRGVATVRPGKGNLAGADNRPATAAGTGTVAAPETTNEGNATPGAANDRLMVGRFIANAWLARTAGAVLFGELTPPVGSNLQRGHEYALIEGQVEIAFSCGATAIVTAPAAFVWVSAMRLDLRVGKCSVHAPDGAEGFEVTTPQTRVVDLGTRFSVRVHESGDSDVQVVEGLAEVHEAERPEAAAARLATGEARRYSLREPDRSRQIGFDKQAYESGLPDRVISYTASKTVDGRVENLESVKVQRRGIEREYRVEELIPVDIIHFASSVSASNLAVAGNFKGTTEAAMRRDNALNTGLINPGMSREPLTSDPVFPDPRRAATPADGAANGDAATPTPVPTQGMAFRFDRPVVNSAGPDVVLFEIQSAVYPPPGDAFHISPLQFAPGLRSHTIRRFDITMASAEAQPVALFAVGSMAKTSSNLDELRRQKILTSRQTMQFRALAVGIDLSDLGYPAGASVEGLFLQDAGDDKHYVDPVWIGGLPAERD, encoded by the coding sequence ATGAGTCCCGACCGCTCGCCCGATCCCGTCTTCGAACTTCAGGAACTCCTCGACGCCCTCGCGGCCGAGCGGCTGACCGACAGCCAGCACGCCCGCCTGGAGGAACTCCTCCGCGGCAGCCCCGAGGCGCGGCGGGCCTACTGCGACTTCATCGACCTCCACCTGGGGCTGCGGCGGATCCTGGGGACCGAGGTCGAGATCAATCCTGCGGCGGATGTGGCGGCGGCGCTCGCGGGATCGCTGCCGCAGGTGGGACGGGAGCCGTCCGTCTCCCGGAATGCCGCGCGGCTGGGGCGGCGGACGTGGATCATCGGCGGCAGCTTTGCGGCCCTCCTGCTGGCGGGGGTCTGGGTCGGAACGACGCTGCAGCGCGGCGTCGCGACCGTTCGGCCCGGGAAAGGCAACCTGGCTGGGGCCGACAACCGGCCCGCGACGGCAGCCGGCACCGGAACGGTCGCTGCGCCGGAGACGACGAATGAGGGGAACGCGACCCCCGGCGCCGCGAACGACAGGCTGATGGTCGGACGGTTCATTGCCAACGCATGGCTGGCCCGGACCGCGGGGGCGGTCCTGTTCGGCGAACTGACCCCGCCGGTCGGATCGAACCTGCAGCGGGGACACGAATACGCCCTCATCGAAGGACAGGTCGAGATCGCCTTCTCCTGCGGAGCGACCGCGATCGTCACCGCGCCGGCCGCGTTCGTCTGGGTGTCGGCGATGCGGCTCGATCTGCGGGTCGGGAAGTGCTCGGTGCACGCTCCGGACGGAGCCGAGGGCTTTGAGGTGACGACGCCGCAGACCCGCGTCGTCGATCTCGGGACGCGGTTCTCGGTCCGGGTTCACGAGTCCGGGGACTCGGACGTGCAGGTCGTCGAAGGGCTGGCGGAGGTCCATGAGGCCGAGCGGCCCGAGGCGGCGGCAGCCCGGCTGGCGACCGGCGAGGCGCGGCGGTACTCGCTGCGGGAGCCGGACCGCTCCCGCCAGATCGGCTTCGACAAACAGGCTTATGAGTCGGGGTTGCCGGACCGGGTCATCTCCTACACCGCGTCGAAGACCGTCGACGGGCGGGTCGAGAACCTCGAGAGCGTGAAGGTCCAGCGGAGGGGCATCGAGCGGGAGTACCGCGTCGAGGAACTGATCCCGGTCGACATCATCCACTTTGCGAGCAGCGTCTCGGCTTCGAACCTGGCGGTCGCCGGGAACTTCAAGGGGACGACCGAGGCGGCGATGCGGCGGGACAACGCCCTCAACACCGGCCTCATCAACCCCGGGATGTCCCGCGAGCCGCTGACGAGCGATCCGGTCTTCCCCGACCCGCGACGGGCAGCGACACCGGCGGACGGCGCCGCCAACGGCGATGCCGCTACGCCCACTCCCGTTCCGACACAGGGGATGGCGTTCCGCTTCGACCGGCCGGTCGTCAACAGCGCGGGGCCGGATGTCGTGCTGTTTGAGATCCAGTCGGCGGTCTATCCGCCGCCGGGGGACGCGTTCCACATCAGCCCCCTCCAGTTTGCCCCGGGGCTGCGGTCGCACACGATCCGCCGCTTCGACATCACGATGGCCTCCGCCGAGGCCCAGCCGGTCGCGCTGTTCGCCGTCGGGTCGATGGCCAAGACCTCCAGCAACCTCGACGAACTGCGGCGGCAGAAGATCCTCACCTCGCGGCAGACGATGCAGTTCCGGGCCCTGGCGGTCGGGATCGACCTCTCCGACCTCGGCTACCCCGCGGGAGCCTCGGTCGAGGGGTTGTTCCTGCAGGACGCCGGGGATGACAAGCACTACGTGGACCCGGTGTGGATTGGCGGGTTGCCCGCGGAACGGGACTAG